One Malus sylvestris chromosome 14, drMalSylv7.2, whole genome shotgun sequence DNA segment encodes these proteins:
- the LOC126598986 gene encoding putative disease resistance protein RGA1, whose translation MTELAFPLAAKLIERLSSIASEEICLAWGVKADLQNLRRTMSTIKDVLLDAEEKQARNDDLSSWLRELKDVFLDAEDLLDEFECEALRRQVVHGSGITRKVRRFFSRSNPVAFDLRVGHGIKEIRARLQELKEDKNFADLRPFHHHPHLGDHLRENRNTTHSFVRASEVIGRDTEKNTVVDLLMQQGDDHQGGDNGNVSVIPIVGFGGLGKTTLAQSVYNDQRVVGSFDLRMWQHVSVDFDVTSLTKEILGSALGTQISEGLSLDQLQAQLRDALKDKKFLLVLDDLWNEDRIKWSELRDLLVEGAKIGSKILVTTRNISIASIMGTVGTYINLEVLSFEDCMKLFVKCAFEEGQERQHPSLYEMGEDIVRKCRGVPLAVKTLGSQLYSKTDERQWRLIRDSEIWELERDGAGHILPALRLSYTQLPSHLKHCLVCCSTLPKNYTKFDSRELINNWMAHGILESREHGDMELEDVGELYFKELWDRSFFQNVKDYAFFYEFDMHDLIHDLVQSVGQGESLIVGSAGTKGVTENVRHLLFLESGQNVSTTLQKLNKVRTIGVVDCKDIDESFLSTCISRFKYLRCLGLVNASWELLPSSIGSLKHLRSLNLAGNVRITALPNSICKLQSLQALTLGRCVNLEELPGDMSKLISLRCLEFTTKQSSFPENGVGCLTSLRYLCIQDCSNLTCLPRDTSYLLSLRTLIIANCKQLGLVMENYQGIPLSLQKLWIVGVPRMVALPEWFQGATNTLQDLGIEDCENLEALPGWLTSFKSLRRVGLRSCPKLLSLPEEMHCLPALTELRITKCPDLERRCQRNTGEDWPKISHVQNVCFE comes from the coding sequence ACGTGCTCTTGGATGCCGAAGAGAAGCAAGCACGTAACGATGATCTAAGCAGTTGGCTACGAGAACTTAAGGATGTGTTCCTTGATGCGGAGGATCTGTTGGACGAGTTTGAGTGCGAAGCTTTGCGAAGGCAAGTGGTTCATGGCAGTGGCATAACTAGAAAGGTACGCCGTTTCTTTTCCCGCTCTAATCCAGTTGCATTCGACTTGCGAGTAGGTCATGGAATTAAGGAAATACGAGCGAGGTTACAAGAGCTTAAAGAAGATAAGAATTTTGCTGATCTTCGACCATTTCATCATCACCCACATCTCGGTGATCATCTGAGGGAGAATAGGAATACGACCCACTCATTTGTCCGTGCTTCGGAGGTTATTGGTAGAGACACGGAGAAAAATACAGTTGTAGATCTTCTAATGCAACAAGGCGATGATCATCAAGGTGGGGATAATGGGAATGTATCTGTTATTCCTATAGTGGGATTTGGAGGTTTAGGGAAGACCACCCTTGCCCAGTCGGTGTACAATGATCAGAGAGTCGTTGGAAGTTTTGACTTAAGAATGTGGCAGCATGTGTCAGTGGACTTTGATGTTACTAGCTTGACAAAAGAGATCCTTGGCTCTGCATTAGGTACACAGATCAGTGAAGGGCTGTCTCTGGATCAGTTGCAAGCACAACTACGAGATGCTTTAAAGGATAAAAAATTTCTGCTTGTCCTGGATGATCTGTGGAATGAAGATCGTATCAAATGGAGCGAGTTGAGAGATTTGTTGGTAGAGGGGGCCAAGATAGGATCTAAGATTTTGGTGACAACACGGAATATCTCAATTGCTTCAATCATGGGCACAGTTGGaacatacataaatttagaagtTCTCTCTTTTGAGGATTGTATGAAGTTGTTTGTGAAGTGTGCATTTGAAGAAGGACAAGAAAGACAACATCCAAGCCTCTATGAAATGGGAGAAGATATTGTAAGAAAGTGCAGAGGGGTTCCCTTAGCTGTGAAAACCTTAGGGAGTCAACTTTACTCAAAGACCGATGAGCGTCAATGGAGATTGATTAGAGATTCTGAGATATGGGAACTAGAACGAGATGGAGCTGGTCACATTCTACCTGCTTTGAGACTGAGTTATACTCAATTGCCCTCTCATTTGAAGCATTGCCTTGTTTGCTGTTCAACTCTTCCAAAGAATTACACTAAATTTGATAGCAGGGAATTAATCAATAATTGGATGGCACATGGAATCCTTGAATCTCGTGAACATGGGGATATGGAGTTGGAAGATGTTGGTGAGCTATATTTCAAAGAGTTATGGGACAGATCTTTCTTTCAAAATGTTAAGGATTACGCCTTCTTCTATGAATTTGATATGCATGATCTCATCCATGACCTTGTACAATCAGTCGGACAAGGTGAGAGTTTGATAGTAGGCTCTGCAGGGACCAAAGGCGTCACTGAAAATGTTAGACATCTCTTATTTTTGGAAAGTGGCCAAAATGTTTCAACAACCTTGCAAAAGTTGAACAAAGTGCGGACCATAGGAGTAGTGGATTGTAAAGACATTGATGAATCCTTCCTCAGCACCTGCATTTCAAGATTCAAATATCTGCGGTGCCTTGGATTAGTCAATGCATCTTGGGAATTGTTGCCGAGTTCCATTGGTTCTTTGAAGCATTTGAGAAGCCTGAACTTGGCTGGAAATGTAAGAATCACCGCACTACCCAATTCAATTTGTAAGCTGCAGAGCTTGCAAGCTCTGACTCTCGGTAGATGCGTGAATCTTGAAGAGTTGCCTGGAGACATGAGCAAGTTGATCAGCCTTAGATGCCTCGAATTTACCACAAAACAATCAAGCTTTCCAGAGAATGGAGTGGGATGCTTGACATCACTTCGATATCTTTGTATTCAGGATTGTAGTAATCTAACGTGTTTGCCGCGTGATACGAGTTATCTTCTGTCATTACGCACTCTGATCATAGCCAATTGTAAACAACTTGGTTTGGTGATGGAAAACTATCAAGGAATTCCACTAAGTCTCCAAAAATTGTGGATTGTAGGAGTACCACGAATGGTGGCATTGCCTGAATGGTTTCAAGGAGCCACAAACACACTACAAGACTTGGGTATAGAAGATTGTGAGAATTTGGAGGCATTACCTGGGTGGTTGACGAGTTTCAAATCGCTTAGAAGGGTTGGGCTCAGATCATGTCCCAAACTGTTGTCTTTGCCAGAGGAGATGCACTGCCTCCCTGCCTTAACAGAACTTAGAATCACAAAGTGTCCTGATCTGGAGAGGAGATGCCAGCGCAACACAGGAGAAGATTGGCCAAAGATTTCTCATGTTCAAAATGTTTGTTTTGAATAG